The following are from one region of the Quercus robur chromosome 1, dhQueRobu3.1, whole genome shotgun sequence genome:
- the LOC126689938 gene encoding uncharacterized protein LOC126689938, translating to MQYIRDLDEKAYEYLANIAPAQWTRSHFTHRALTDCLVNNLSESFNAMILKSRDKPILAMLEWIRVRLMTRLYTKREGIQKYAGKLCPSIQDRLEKLKVESKAFSATPAGSFLYEVGSQYERHVVDLVKKTCSCRSWDLNGIPCKHAITAIYTNIETPEDYTHPCYFKETYMEIYKEVLPPMPGQSEWAETGQPAPLAPHIYKPPGRPPKQRKRASDEPRNPYKASRQNRPVRCGKCKKEGHNSRGCKAGITGETPWQRRQRLQREKAAREGVPAPRSAPQPAPQPPSQQPTQTYNMMSATQPSSSQQGNQPRPSHKRAGWFSSSQPEFHTPRETWDTLPSSSQPSHASGSTGGVRTRGQLAAQRPPKMNPVGGKRKE from the exons ATGCAGTACATAagggatttggatgaaaaggcATATGAGTATCTTGCAAACATTGCACCTGCACAGTGGACAAGGTCACACTTCACTCATAGGGCCTTAACAGATTGTTTGGTAAATAATTTGAGTGAGTCTTTTAATGCAATGATATTGAAGTCTAGGGACAAGCCTATCTTGGCAATGTTGGAGTGGATTAGGGTTAGACTTATGACTAGGCTTTACACAAAAAGGGAAGGGATACAGAAGTATGCTGGAAAGTTGTGTCCAAGCATACAAGATAGGTTGGAGAAATTGAAGGTTGAAAGTAAGGCATTTAGTGCTACCCCAGCTGGTAGTTTCCTTTATGAGGTAGGCAGTCAGTATGAGAGGCATGTAGTTGATTTGGTGAAGAAGACATGTAGCTGTAGGTCTTGGGATTTAAATGGCATTCCCTGCAAACATGCCATAACAGCCATTTATACAAACATTGAGACACCAGAAGACTATACCCACCCATGctacttcaaagaaacttacatgGAGATATACAAGGAGGTACTTCCTCCCATGCCTGGCCAGTCAGAATGGGCTGAGACTGGACAGCCTGCTCCCCTGGCACCTCACATATACAAACCACCAGGCAGACCAcccaagcaaagaaagaggGCTTCTGATGAGCCTAGGAACCCTTACAAAGCAAGTAGACAGAATAGACCTGTAAGATGTGGGAAATGCAAAAAGGAAGGGCATAACTCAAGAGGGTGCAAGGCTGGCATCACTGGGGAGACACCATGGCAGAGGAGACAGAgacttcaaagagaaaaagct GCAAGGGAAGGGGTGCCTGCACCTAGATCTGCACCTCAGCCTGCACCTCAGCCACCATCCCAGCAGCCTACACAGACCTACAACATGATGTCTGCCACTCAGCCTTCATCCTCACAGCAAGGAAATCAACCTAGGCCATCTCACAAGAGAGCAGGATGGTTCTCTTCCTCGCAACCAGAGTTTCACACACCTAGGGAGACCTGGGATACCTTACCAAGTTCTTCACAG cctTCACATGCAAGTGGGAGCACTGGTGGTGTGAGGACTAGAGGACAGCTTGCTGCACAAAGGCCACCAAAAATGAATCCAGTGGGTGGAAAGAGGAAAGAGTAA